The Stenotrophomonas maltophilia genome includes a region encoding these proteins:
- the trmB gene encoding tRNA (guanosine(46)-N7)-methyltransferase TrmB, whose amino-acid sequence MTNPFDSAGSKAPPKPFTVSEGRREVRSFVLRQGRFTPAQQRAFDERWPRFGLDYTGQPRDLDATFGRPAHKVLEIGFGNGAALRFAAQHDPSRDYIGIEVHAPGVGRLLNALADDNADHVRLYHHDAVEVLQNEIADGALDEVRIYFPDPWHKKRHNKRRLLQPAFAELLVRKLRPGGRLHCATDWEDYAEQMWDVLDATAGLVNRAGLRGSVPRPDWRPQTHFETRGQKLGHGVWDLLYDRT is encoded by the coding sequence ATGACCAATCCATTCGACAGCGCCGGTTCCAAGGCTCCGCCCAAGCCCTTCACCGTAAGCGAGGGCCGCCGCGAGGTGCGCAGCTTCGTGTTGCGCCAAGGCCGCTTCACCCCCGCCCAGCAGCGCGCGTTCGACGAACGCTGGCCGCGCTTCGGCCTCGACTACACCGGCCAACCGCGTGACCTGGACGCCACCTTCGGCCGCCCGGCACACAAGGTGCTGGAAATCGGCTTCGGCAACGGTGCCGCGCTGCGCTTCGCCGCCCAGCACGACCCGTCACGCGATTACATCGGCATCGAAGTGCACGCCCCGGGCGTGGGCCGGCTGCTGAACGCGCTGGCCGACGACAACGCCGACCACGTGCGCCTGTACCACCACGACGCGGTGGAAGTGCTGCAGAACGAGATCGCCGATGGCGCGCTCGATGAAGTGCGCATCTACTTCCCGGACCCGTGGCACAAGAAGCGCCACAACAAGCGCCGCCTGCTGCAGCCGGCGTTCGCCGAACTGCTGGTGCGCAAGCTGCGCCCGGGCGGTCGCCTGCACTGTGCCACCGACTGGGAGGACTACGCCGAGCAGATGTGGGACGTGCTCGATGCCACCGCCGGCCTGGTCAACCGTGCCGGCCTGCGTGGCAGCGTGCCGCGCCCGGACTGGCGCCCGCAGACCCACTTCGAGACCCGCGGCCAGAAACTCGGCCATGGCGTCTGGGACCTGCTGTACGACCGCACCTGA
- a CDS encoding thiazole synthase: protein MNVHVSPDSLVIAGKTYGSRLLTGTGKFKDLEETRLATEAAGAQIVTVAIRRTNIGQNPGEPNLLDVLPPERYTILPNTAGCYTAEDAVRTCRLARELLDGHNLTKLEVLGDQKSLYPDVVQTLKAAEQLVKDGFEVMVYTSDDPILAKRLEEIGCAAVMPLAAPIGSGLGIQNKYNLLQIIEDAKVPIIVDAGVGTASDAAIAMELGCDGVLMNTAIAGARHPVLMASAMRKAVEAGREAFLAGRIPRKRYASASSPVDGLIG, encoded by the coding sequence TCATGTCTCCCCCGATTCGCTGGTGATCGCCGGCAAGACCTATGGCTCGCGGCTGCTGACCGGCACCGGCAAGTTCAAGGATCTGGAAGAAACCCGCCTGGCCACCGAGGCCGCGGGCGCCCAGATCGTCACCGTGGCGATCCGCCGCACCAACATCGGGCAGAACCCGGGCGAGCCGAACCTGCTCGACGTGCTGCCACCGGAGCGCTACACCATCCTGCCCAACACCGCCGGCTGCTACACCGCCGAAGACGCCGTGCGCACCTGCCGCCTGGCCCGTGAGCTGCTGGACGGCCATAACCTGACCAAGCTGGAAGTGCTGGGCGACCAGAAGTCGCTGTACCCGGACGTGGTGCAGACCCTCAAGGCTGCCGAGCAGCTGGTCAAGGACGGCTTCGAGGTCATGGTCTACACCTCTGACGATCCGATCCTGGCCAAGCGCCTGGAAGAGATCGGCTGCGCTGCGGTGATGCCGCTGGCCGCGCCGATCGGTTCGGGCCTGGGCATCCAGAACAAGTACAACCTGCTGCAGATCATCGAAGACGCCAAGGTGCCGATCATCGTCGACGCTGGCGTCGGTACCGCGTCGGATGCCGCGATTGCGATGGAGCTGGGCTGCGACGGCGTGCTGATGAACACAGCCATTGCCGGTGCGCGCCACCCGGTGCTGATGGCCAGCGCCATGCGCAAGGCGGTCGAGGCCGGCCGCGAGGCCTTCCTGGCCGGGCGCATCCCGCGCAAGCGCTACGCCAGCGCCTCCTCCCCGGTGGATGGGCTGATCGGCTGA
- a CDS encoding SLC13 family permease gives MDTALTLTNDMKLVLGLVGFTMAMFLFERIRADVVALVVLVVLGVTGLIAPEEIFGGFSGNAVMSIIATTILGAGLDRTGALNRLAAWLLRRGHGVEQRLLMMTTAIAGLNSSFMQNPSVMALYLPVASRLAARTGLTLQRLLLPISAAIVMGGALTMVGNSPLILLNDLLASANNNLPSGLATIEPLRMFAPLPIGVALLIASLLYFRYYGDRKLIEEENLANDGVTPARTESYFAKTYGIEGDVFELVVSAESPLVGMTLGEAENLHDAPLLLALKTGNDTRLAPPAEMRIWVGSVLGAMGPREQINDFAQNQFLRMSSRLKHLGDLFNPSRAGISEAVVPPTSNVIGKSAADLRLRKERGISLLAINRDKQVIREDARDVQLRAGDMLVFHSIWTDLAQAAKSRDFVVVTDYPTGEQRPHKFKIAMAIFALTILIALTSKLPVALTLMTGVAGMLLTGVLRMDEAYASINWKTVFMMAGLIPLGWAMDSSGAAAWVAGHTIDKLPTGIPVWVLEVALALLTTAFSLVISHVGATIVMVPIAVNLALAAGGNPTAFALIVALSASNNLMTASNPVISMITGPANYTPREMWRVGGPLSLIYTCVVVLMINLMF, from the coding sequence ATGGATACCGCGCTGACGCTGACCAACGACATGAAGCTCGTGCTCGGGCTGGTCGGCTTCACGATGGCGATGTTCCTGTTCGAGCGCATCCGCGCCGACGTGGTCGCGCTGGTGGTACTGGTGGTGCTCGGTGTCACCGGGCTGATCGCGCCGGAGGAAATCTTCGGCGGCTTCTCCGGTAACGCGGTGATGAGCATCATCGCCACCACCATCCTCGGCGCCGGCCTGGACCGCACCGGGGCGCTGAACCGGCTGGCCGCGTGGCTGCTGCGACGCGGTCATGGCGTCGAGCAGAGGCTGCTGATGATGACCACGGCCATTGCCGGCCTGAACTCGTCCTTCATGCAGAACCCGTCGGTGATGGCGCTGTACCTGCCGGTGGCTTCGCGACTGGCAGCGCGCACCGGCCTGACCCTGCAGCGCCTGCTGCTGCCGATTTCGGCGGCGATCGTGATGGGCGGTGCGCTGACTATGGTCGGCAATTCACCGCTCATCCTGCTGAACGACCTGCTGGCCTCGGCCAACAACAACCTGCCCTCGGGCCTGGCCACCATCGAGCCGCTGCGCATGTTCGCGCCGCTGCCGATCGGCGTGGCGCTGCTGATCGCCTCGCTGCTGTACTTCCGCTACTACGGCGACCGCAAGCTGATCGAGGAAGAGAACCTGGCCAACGACGGGGTCACCCCGGCGCGCACCGAAAGCTACTTCGCCAAGACCTATGGCATCGAAGGCGATGTGTTCGAGCTGGTGGTCAGTGCCGAAAGCCCGCTGGTCGGCATGACCCTGGGCGAGGCCGAGAACCTGCACGATGCCCCGCTGCTGCTGGCCCTGAAGACCGGCAATGACACGCGCCTGGCGCCGCCGGCGGAGATGCGCATCTGGGTGGGCAGCGTGCTCGGCGCAATGGGTCCGCGCGAGCAGATCAACGACTTCGCGCAGAACCAGTTCCTGCGCATGTCTTCGCGCCTGAAGCACCTGGGTGACCTGTTCAACCCGAGCCGCGCCGGTATTTCCGAGGCGGTGGTACCGCCGACCTCGAACGTGATCGGCAAGAGCGCGGCCGACCTGCGCCTGCGCAAGGAGCGCGGCATCAGCCTGCTGGCGATCAACCGCGACAAGCAGGTGATCCGCGAGGACGCGCGCGACGTGCAGTTGCGTGCAGGCGACATGCTGGTCTTCCACAGCATCTGGACCGACCTGGCACAGGCGGCCAAGAGCCGCGACTTCGTGGTGGTGACCGACTACCCGACCGGCGAACAACGCCCGCACAAGTTCAAGATCGCCATGGCGATCTTCGCGTTGACCATCCTGATCGCGCTGACCAGCAAGCTGCCGGTGGCGCTGACGCTGATGACCGGCGTGGCCGGCATGCTGCTGACCGGCGTGCTGCGCATGGACGAGGCCTATGCCTCGATCAACTGGAAAACGGTGTTCATGATGGCCGGGCTGATCCCGCTCGGCTGGGCGATGGACTCCAGTGGTGCGGCGGCGTGGGTGGCCGGCCATACCATCGACAAGCTGCCGACCGGCATCCCGGTGTGGGTGCTGGAGGTGGCGCTGGCGCTGCTGACCACGGCGTTCTCGCTGGTGATCAGCCACGTGGGCGCGACCATCGTGATGGTGCCGATCGCGGTGAACCTGGCACTGGCGGCGGGCGGCAACCCGACCGCGTTCGCACTGATCGTGGCGCTGTCGGCGTCCAACAATCTGATGACGGCCTCCAACCCGGTGATCTCGATGATCACCGGCCCGGCCAACTAC